In a single window of the Elaeis guineensis isolate ETL-2024a chromosome 4, EG11, whole genome shotgun sequence genome:
- the LOC105044161 gene encoding cytokinin riboside 5'-monophosphate phosphoribohydrolase LOG1 isoform X2, which produces MERWSIGLIRGLHHQMGAERVLWNKARVERNIDLVYGGGSVGLMGLVSQAVYDGGRHVLGVIPKTLMPREITGETVGEVRAVSGMHQRKAEMARQADAFIALPGGYGTLEELLEVITWAQLGIHDKPVGLLNVDGYYNYLLSFIDKAVDEGFITPAARHIIISAQTAHELLCKLEEYVPMHDGVAPQLSWEMEQLGHSPRSEIAR; this is translated from the exons ATGGAAAGGTGGTCAATTGGCCTAATTAGAGGATTACATCACCAAATGGGAGCTGAGAGGGTCCTTTGGAACAAAGCCCGA GTGGAGAGGAACATAGACTTGGTTTATGGTGGAGGGAGTGTTGGTCTCATGGGTCTCGTCTCCCAAGCCGTTTATGATGGTGGCCGCCATGTCCtggg GGTGATTCCCAAAACTCTCATGCCTAGAGAG ATAACAGGAGAGACTGTAGGAGAAGTGAGAGCAGTCTCCGGCATGCACCAAAGAAAGGCCGAGATGGCTCGCCAGGCCGACGCATTCATCGCCCTCCCCG GTGGGTACGGAACCCTGGAAGAACTCCTTGAAGTGATAACCTGGGCTCAGCTGGGAATCCATGACAAGCCG GTAGGTTTGTTGAACGTTGATGGCTACTACAATTATCTGCTGTCGTTCATCGACAAAGCTGTAGATGAAGGATTTATTACACCTGCTGCCCGCCATATCATCATCTCTGCCCAAACTGCCCATGAGTTGCTGTGCAAGCTCGAG GAGTATGTGCCGATGCACGACGGCGTCGCACCCCAGCTGAGTTGGGAGATGGAGCAGTTGGGCCACTCGCCGAGGTCAGAGATCGCCCGTTGA
- the LOC105044161 gene encoding cytokinin riboside 5'-monophosphate phosphoribohydrolase LOG1 isoform X1, producing METQSQSRRSSRFGRVCVFCGSSRGKKLSYQLAAIQLGHELVERNIDLVYGGGSVGLMGLVSQAVYDGGRHVLGVIPKTLMPREITGETVGEVRAVSGMHQRKAEMARQADAFIALPGGYGTLEELLEVITWAQLGIHDKPVGLLNVDGYYNYLLSFIDKAVDEGFITPAARHIIISAQTAHELLCKLEEYVPMHDGVAPQLSWEMEQLGHSPRSEIAR from the exons ATGGAAACCCAGTCACAATCCAGGAGGTCCTCCAGGTTCGGAAGGGTGTGCGTCTTCTGTGGCAGTAGCCGTGGAAAGAAGCTGAGCTATCAGCTTGCTGCCATCCAGCTGGGCCATGAACTG GTGGAGAGGAACATAGACTTGGTTTATGGTGGAGGGAGTGTTGGTCTCATGGGTCTCGTCTCCCAAGCCGTTTATGATGGTGGCCGCCATGTCCtggg GGTGATTCCCAAAACTCTCATGCCTAGAGAG ATAACAGGAGAGACTGTAGGAGAAGTGAGAGCAGTCTCCGGCATGCACCAAAGAAAGGCCGAGATGGCTCGCCAGGCCGACGCATTCATCGCCCTCCCCG GTGGGTACGGAACCCTGGAAGAACTCCTTGAAGTGATAACCTGGGCTCAGCTGGGAATCCATGACAAGCCG GTAGGTTTGTTGAACGTTGATGGCTACTACAATTATCTGCTGTCGTTCATCGACAAAGCTGTAGATGAAGGATTTATTACACCTGCTGCCCGCCATATCATCATCTCTGCCCAAACTGCCCATGAGTTGCTGTGCAAGCTCGAG GAGTATGTGCCGATGCACGACGGCGTCGCACCCCAGCTGAGTTGGGAGATGGAGCAGTTGGGCCACTCGCCGAGGTCAGAGATCGCCCGTTGA